The nucleotide window AACGACTTCCTGGCGGTCGAGCTGGCGTTCCTGCGCCACCTCATCGGGCGTCAGCGCGAGGGCGCCGAGGAGACGTTCGGCTACGAGCGTGTGTTCCTCGACGAGCACCTGCTGACGTGGGGAGACGACGCCGCGGCGGACGTCGAGGCGGAGGCCGACTCGGATCTGTACCTGGCCGCCGCCGACGTGCTCCTCGGGTTCTGCGAGTTCGAGGACGAACTGGTCGCACAGCTGGTCTGAGTTCGGATCGATGACGTTCGAAGCCGGCGGTCACGAGGTCGGTTCGTTCACGCGCCCCGTTCCCCATCACCAGCGACCCACACGAGCAGGAACCCCGCCACCAGCGAGCACCCGGCGAACGCGAGCACCAGCGGCGTCCCCACAGCCATCGCCTGCTCCATCAGGAAGTACGTCCCCCACGTCTGCACCGACTCGGCGCCGACCGCGACGACCGCGACAGCGGTGACCGAGAGCACTAGCCCCAGCAACGACAGCGCGGCGAAGCCTCGGGCGAACGAAGCGACGCTGGGGCTACGCATCGAACAACCCCCGGACGATCAGCGACGTCACCACCAGCGGTACGAGCAGCGCCGTCAGGGCCCCGATGAAGATCCCCATGTAGCTGATCGTCGATTCGAGGTGGATCGCCCAGTGCCAGGTGCCCTTCACCTCCGCGATGACCGCGACCGTGCCGACCGCGAGCACCGACAGGCCGACGAGCGTCGCCAGGACGAACTCCGCCGCCCGGAGGTAGTACAGCGCCCGGCGCCGGGTCCGGTCAGGCGAGTCCGACCCGATCGCCGGGGCGGTTTCGTTGCTCATCGCTCCTCACCCCCGGTGGGGAGGCCGGCGACGTACGACCGGTAGGCGTCGTAGGCCGCGATGGCGAGCGCCACCGTCCCCGCGACGATGAGCGCGAGTGCGGGACCGAGGGCCAGCGGCAGGTCCGAGAGGACGTGCAGCGGGACGGCCATTCATGGAGTGCAAGTCTCGCGTGACCAAAGGGATTGCGCCCGCAGGAGTCGGGTAGCTGACGCGACCCGCCGTGGCCCCCGGCCAACCCGACTCACCGCCCAGATCGGGCCGGCAGGTCTACCCGAACCAGCAGTTCCACCCGAACCAGAGCGTCCACTTGAACCGGGACGTCCACTCGAACCACCGGTCCCACTCGAACCGTTCGGCGAACCCCTTTTTGCCGCGTACGTCCAGGGTACGAAGTGATGCCGTCGAGACGGAGCCTGCTCGGGAGGCTGTCCGCAGCGGTGGGGGTAGCCGCCGCGGGCTGTGCGGGGCTCCGGCCGCCGCCGGGGCTTGACCTGCCGGCGAACCCCCACGACGTCCCGCGTCGCCAGTTCGCCCAGCGGGCGCACCTCCGGGAGGACGCGGACGGGAACCCCCTCGGGACGCGGTTCCGCCGGGTGCTCCTCCTCGACCTCCAGCGGGAGCCATCGGCCGAGGCCGGACGGACGGTCGAGCGGGCGCTCCGGACGCTGGAAGACGCGTACGACTGGTCGCCGGACGGGCTGTTCCACCTCCTCGCGTGGGGGACGAACTACCTCGACGACCACGGCGTGCTGAACCGCGTGCCAACCGACCACCCGACCGTCCTCTCCCGGGTCGACACGCCCGAACTCCTGCGGTTCGACGCAGCGCTGGTGCTCGAATCCGACGTGCCCTCCCACCTCACGGCGGCCGAGAGCGCGCTTTTCGGCGACCGCGCGGAGCTGAACGGCGTCGCCGTGGACCACCGGCTCTTGGACACCTTCGCCCGGCGCGAACGCCGGACGGGCTTCATCGGCGAAGGGCTCCCTGCTGCTCACGCCGACGCGGAGGGCGTCCCCGCCGACGCGATCCCCGAGGACGCGCCGATGTTCACCGGCTTCCAGTCCGGCCGCGAAAAGACGCAGGCGAGCGAGGACCGCGTGACCATCGACGACGGTCCGCTCGAAGGGGGGACGACGATGCACCTCAGCCACCTGACGCTGAACCTGAAGCGGTGGTACGCCTTCTCCGAGGCCAGCCGAGTGAAGCGGATGTTCGACCCGGAGACGACGCCCGACGACGAGGCCGGGTTCACGGACGACGTGCCGTTCGCGGACAGGGTCGAGGAACACGCGAGCGAACACGGCATGGTCGGTCACCACGAGAAGGTCGCCCGGGTGCGACGGGACGGCGAGCCGTTGCTCCTGCGTCGCGATTTCAACACCGTAGACGGCGGTCACCCGGGCGTCCACTTCCTCGCCTTCCAGCGGGCCGGGAAGGACTTCCGGCGGACGCGGAAGTCGATGAACGGCTGGTACCTGCGGGACGACTCGCCGGACATCACCGACAGCGAGAACAACGGCATCCTCGACGTGATCAGGGTCCGCTCGCGGGCGAACTTCGTCGTCCCGCCGCGGGAGAAACGCGCCTTCCCGCTCACCGTGACGTAGCGACGCTCACCGACGGAGCCGAACAGTGGATCCGCCGGACGAAGACGTCGCTCGCGACGCGGCGACGCCCGGACGCGCCGAGTTACTCCTCCGCGTCGGCGTCCGCGTCGTCCGCGACGTCGTCCAGGTCGAGATCGACGACGCCGTCGACCTCGCCGGGATTCAGCTGGTGAGGGCCGCTATCGTGGTCCCAGACGTCGTGTCCGCCGTATCGCTGCCCGACGCCCTTCGGTCGCCAGCCGGTGTCCTGGTTCGTCATGTGTGAACAGACCGCGTCCGACCCCTTAGACTTTCCCCCGGCAGCGCCCGAAACTCCGTCACGGACGGCTCCCCACGGGCGTCCGTCGTGACCGCCTACTCGGGCGGCGCGTTCGACGGCCGCTGGGTGTCCCCCTCGAGGAACACCGACGCGAACAGGTCCACGTGGAGCGCGAGCAGCTTCTCGGGGGGAAGGCCCGCGGCGTCGGACTGCTCGGCGAGGAACGCGTCGAGGTCGTCGCTCGGTGCGAACCGAACCCGTTCGCCGTCTTCCTCCAGTTCGAAGGTCACCTCCGTGGCGCCCGAGATGAGGTGCTCGATCTCCAGGAGGGCCTGCTCGACTTTCACCTCCAGCGCCTCCTCGTCCTCCATCAGACGCTGGTCCGCCCACTCGCCCGCGGCCGCCGCCAGCCGGTCGCTCACGGGGAACGAGATGGCCATCAGAACGACACCCCTTCACCCTCGAACGCGGGTTCCCAGCGGGTGAGCGCGTCACAGACGGGGCACTCACGCTCCACGGCTCCCTCGGCGTGGCCGACGCGGGTCAACTGTCCACACTCCGTGCACTCGTACTGCATTGGGTCGATGTGAACGACGCGACGCGTTTCAGCGTTCCTCCTCGGGCACCCAGGGCTCCGGGCCGGGTTCGGACTCCTCGAGTTCGCCGAGGAGGACGAACAGCATGATGATGACCCCGAGCATGACTGCGAGGCCGACGAGCCCCGAGATGGCGGTACGACCGACGAACTCGGAAGCGGTCCACACGGAGTCCATGCTGTTGAACGTGCGGGTCGCGATGACGACGAACCACGCGCCGATCGCCACGACCATGGCGGTCAG belongs to Halorarum halophilum and includes:
- a CDS encoding DUF7405 family protein, with amino-acid sequence MPSRRSLLGRLSAAVGVAAAGCAGLRPPPGLDLPANPHDVPRRQFAQRAHLREDADGNPLGTRFRRVLLLDLQREPSAEAGRTVERALRTLEDAYDWSPDGLFHLLAWGTNYLDDHGVLNRVPTDHPTVLSRVDTPELLRFDAALVLESDVPSHLTAAESALFGDRAELNGVAVDHRLLDTFARRERRTGFIGEGLPAAHADAEGVPADAIPEDAPMFTGFQSGREKTQASEDRVTIDDGPLEGGTTMHLSHLTLNLKRWYAFSEASRVKRMFDPETTPDDEAGFTDDVPFADRVEEHASEHGMVGHHEKVARVRRDGEPLLLRRDFNTVDGGHPGVHFLAFQRAGKDFRRTRKSMNGWYLRDDSPDITDSENNGILDVIRVRSRANFVVPPREKRAFPLTVT